In the Melanotaenia boesemani isolate fMelBoe1 chromosome 14, fMelBoe1.pri, whole genome shotgun sequence genome, TTAGAAATGACAACAGTGCCTTATTTTTATTGGACTAATCTTAACAATCAAATGAAGAAATTATCTCCTGTAAACATATTATTTGAAATCATTTATTACAAGGCCACACTACTGTTTGTTAGACACTACTGATCATATAATCCCTGTGTTGGTTGGAAAGTGATTTAGTAATAAAAGGAGCTGCATTCATGTGGTTCAGCCTTGCATGTCAGACAGATGTTTCTTAGTCCAGTTCAGCCAGTATAGGATCACCTTGAGTTGGGAATAAACCCTGGTCTTGAGTGGTAGAATTTTAAGTTAAGTCTTatttacaagtaaaaaaaaactgaagcaagACTGACAAGCAGAATGGTGCAACAAATGCAGTGATTGCACAGACAAATAAGGCTGAACTAATAAAATAGAGCCATGACCTTTAGATAAGGATGGGGGCTTAGACTGATCagtgaacaaacaaacaaccttAAAATACTGTAATGCTCTTAATTCGGAGTTGATTGAGTACTTAGTAATTTGTCAGATCCTTTATTTATATCAGACTTAGATGTATTATGacacctgtgtttgtgttttgtttgcagaGTTTCAAGGATGAGAAAAAACAAGGCAAGATATATCTTGATTGCAGGAGCTCTTGGTCTGTTCGTCCTCCATCTCTGTAAAGAATCTGTTAACCACAAAACCAGACAACTCAACATCAGTGAGACAGAAGTTCACAACAAAAGGAAGCAGCTCACCAAAAAATCTTACGTATACTCCTGGCCAAAATGTCAGCAAAACACATCTGCTGCCCTTATCAAAGGCTTTTCAGGCCTCCCTCAAAATATTCAAGATTTTCTTTACTATCAACACTGTCGCCATTTCCCCCAGCTACTGGACCTCCCTAACAAATGTGGAGGAGCTGATAAATCCGGAGAAGTCTTCCTTCTGCTTGTCATTAAAAGCTCCCCTAATAATTATGATCGCCGAGAGGTGCTGCGCAAAACCTGGGCTAAAGAGAGGATTCACAACGGTGTGTGGATCCGAAGGATCTTCATCTCAGGGATGGCAGGTGATGGATTTGAAAGGGAAAGACTGAACAAACTACTCGAACTGGAGCAACGTGAGTTCAGTGACATCCTCCAGTGGGACTTCAGTGACACATTTTATAATCTCACCTTGAAGCAGATGCTCTTTCTTGAATGGATGGAAAGAAATTGTCCAAAAGCTCACTTCTTATTTAATGGTGACGATGATGTCtttgcacacacagacaacatGGTTTTGTATCTCCAAAGTCTTGAAGACAATGATGGAAGCAAGCATCTCTTCACTGGCCACCTAATTCAGAATGTGGGGCCCATTAGAGAACCACAGAGCAAATATTTTATCCCAGTTCAGATACAGAAGTCAGAATTATACCCACCTTACTGTGGTGGTGGAGGCTTCCTTCTTTCCAGCTATACAGCAATGGTTATATATAATATGTCAGAATCCATACCAATTCTTCCCATTGATGATGTTTACATGGGGATGTGTCTGGCCAAAGCAGGGCTTGGTCCTGCATCCCATATGGGTGTAAAGACAGCAGGATTGTACATTCCCTTCACCAACGCAGATGTATATAACCCATGCTATTATAAAGACGTTTTACTGGTACACAGATTCCTTCCTGCACAGATGTATGTCATGTGGCACAGAGTACAGGACCCAAATCTGAAATGTGGTCATTCTAACCAAATGCCTAATATTGCCACGCTATAACTCACTGGCAGGTCTTTACAGGGATAAAgggctgaatttttttttttttttttatatatttcaatTTCTCTTGCAAAAAAGGTTTGAAAATGTAAGCTTTGTTGTCACAACATTTGAATGAACAGACACTGAGCACTTTGACAGtaacaaagacaaaattatTCAGGTTCAAAGCAGACATTAAGCATTGTAATTCTGCTCGTTAACAAATGTTAGTTCAATATTTACTTGTTTCATTCTCAGCTGCTGAGAATATGACCATATGACAATATGACATATTTAGTTTGTGCCAaattttgcacatttatttaatttatttgttcttgCCATGCAGGTAATATATAGCCTGTTTGTTAAATCTTATTTTCTGAAATTACTGATGAACCCAGGCTTCATGACACCTGGGAGATAAAACCATATAACAAACTTCAGGCCATACAAATTTACATCCAGAATACACTAACTACTAACAGATTAAAAGCTATGAGCTATAAAGATGGGTGATTTTTGTACATTACATATGCTTCTTCCTTCAATAGAGTGCATGAACTTTTGGAACTACGAGCTGGTAATGAAGCCAAACAGTGCACGAGTATAAAGATGCTTTTTGACATAA is a window encoding:
- the LOC121653223 gene encoding N-acetyllactosaminide beta-1,3-N-acetylglucosaminyltransferase 3-like produces the protein MQLRIPDSISARQTGVLVTFYRVSRMRKNKARYILIAGALGLFVLHLCKESVNHKTRQLNISETEVHNKRKQLTKKSYVYSWPKCQQNTSAALIKGFSGLPQNIQDFLYYQHCRHFPQLLDLPNKCGGADKSGEVFLLLVIKSSPNNYDRREVLRKTWAKERIHNGVWIRRIFISGMAGDGFERERLNKLLELEQREFSDILQWDFSDTFYNLTLKQMLFLEWMERNCPKAHFLFNGDDDVFAHTDNMVLYLQSLEDNDGSKHLFTGHLIQNVGPIREPQSKYFIPVQIQKSELYPPYCGGGGFLLSSYTAMVIYNMSESIPILPIDDVYMGMCLAKAGLGPASHMGVKTAGLYIPFTNADVYNPCYYKDVLLVHRFLPAQMYVMWHRVQDPNLKCGHSNQMPNIATL